The stretch of DNA tccccttgcctctctctatatatatagagagagagagaaagagagagagaggagagggagaagcgagagaggagagatatagatagatagacagacaaacagacagacagacagacagatagataatatgtgcaatttaaattcaaatactaattaataaacaaatttgttggaaccttttttttacctttcagaacaaaaaaaagcaaatgaattttcactttaatattactttcaaattttacaACCCTACATCAAAAATCAAAATCTAATCTGAATAAATGTCTCTCACTCATTAACCATTATTCTTGAATAACTCAACCTTAACTTATTATCAAcacttttttttctcagttttccCCTAATAATATCCTTTAGAAATGTAAAGGATATGGTTTTCATATGAAAGGCCTTTGTTCCATAATTTCATAAACTGTTGAAATAATATCTATAACCATAAATATATCATTCTCACGCCACCCAAACACACCACGAGTATCACTTTCTCCACATATATAGAGTCATTAATTCATCATCTTTTCTCCCATTAGCTATGTTTATTGAACACAGCCTGAATTATGATATCTCTATTAGATCCTCATTATTATGTTTAATTGATAATTCCACCCTACCTATTCCACCATCCTTCCCCACTTCCActaaccctcatcatcatcatcaaatgtccgttttccatgctggcatgggttgcacagtttggTAGGATCCAGCAGGCCACAAGACGGCATCCAagaagctccaatgtctgcttttgccatgctttctacagctggatgcccttcctaacaccaaccactttacaaagtgttctGGGTGTGTTTTATGTGGCGCCAGCACCTGAGGGGCTGCCAAGTTGCTTGCAAGATAAAGAACAATGAAAGGGAAAAGCTCCCTTGACtaagtggcagtggtggtggtggggatttgtGAGTtgggggaggtggctttatgccaagtgtTGGGAGTGTAGaggatatataaacataatggTAATCAATATGGCTATATTTATATCAGGTTGAAGATGGGGAAGTGTAACTTACCAGCAGAACTGATTGAGGTCTTTTGTCAATGGTTGATGTGGTCCATTCACTTTGTGACTCATATTGAGGATAAAATTCGGCTTTAGTTTCTATCAACTGAGTATTCCTGGCCATCATATCATTGGAACTCCTGTTTAGTGTGTCTGATTTCTTCGTAACGCATGTATAATGGCTTTTTTCTCGGTCGGAGTTGATTTCCGTGATATACTGGTTGTTTCGGTTATTGTTACATCTGACCACACACAGAGTTATGGACACTACGATCGCCACCGACACTATCACAGCAGATGTGACAATAACAATGACCCAAGTTAAGTTGATCATTTTATCAGACTTTAACTGGACGGTGGACAGTGCTGGAGATGTCTTGTTACTAACGGTCAGTGTCAAAGAGACAGTTGTAGTGGCTGACAGAACAGGAGTACCACTGTCTTTTACGGCAAACTCCAGTTGATAGGATCCAGCATCATTTTGGTAAACTGTCCGAGAGAATGCAAACACTCCTGTGTAAGGGTTAATCTCAAATAATAGTTTATCATTTCCACTGAGGATGCTGTATCTGAGGAAAGCATTTAAATGGCTGTCTCTGTCGGAAGCCCTCAGAACTGCAATTTCATTCTTACTCTGGGGATGATAATGGACATCAAGTGTGAAAGGGTTCACACCTGGGAAGGTAAAGTAAGGAGCATTGTCATTTTTGTCTaaaacctccaccaccacattgGCAGTGTTGTTCAATGGTGGAATTCCATTGTCTTTGACAAACACTTGGAACTTATATTGCTCCTGTTTTTCTCTGTCTAAGGAACTGGTTGTAGAAATAAAGCCATAACTTGTGATACGGAATGGTAGGGTCACTTTATTGTTACTCAACAAATGATAGGAGAGTTGTCCAGAAAGGTCTTGGTCTGGGTCAGTGGCATTGATGTAACCAATTGGGAAATTAGTTTTACCATTTTCATAAGTGAGGAATTTAAATACTTCTTTCATAAACTGTGGTTGAACATCATTGACATCCATCACTTGAATGAagaattttctctctgttttcattGAGGGAGATCCTTTATCTTCACATGAAATACTGATGTCATAGTGGTCCCTAGTTTCTCTGTCCACAAATttctttaatgtaattttatattcttttgatcCTAAATCTAAAAGAAGGAATTTATCATGGTGTAGGCTACATTCCACCTCACCGTTCTGTCCAACATCATTGTCAATAACACTGACATAAGCTATGAAACTGCCGACTTTGATTCCTTCAGAAATGGCTGCTGTGTTCTCTCTCAGCTCAGTGACAAAATTTATGTCTATCTTAGGAACATTATTTTGTtggtttattacatttattaaaacCATTGCTGTGGAACTTGAGGAAGGATTGCCCCCATCTTTAGCTTCAACAAACAActtgtatgtctgtttttgttcGGAATTTAATGTTTTCTGTGTGAAAATTTCACC from Octopus bimaculoides isolate UCB-OBI-ISO-001 chromosome 14, ASM119413v2, whole genome shotgun sequence encodes:
- the LOC106875822 gene encoding protocadherin beta-16 isoform X1 codes for the protein MCTSSAGTMLALVSLLLSSLDISFAIDITFRVQEEKNIGTYVGDVAAESHFLDGMLSQHTNLITFNQLQQKQAGVSQLFNVSKRGELYTTQRLDAESLCKYNVECFKTIKIAVHKGEAFLKILKIKVIIEDVNDHKPKFAVKSVMLKFSERDGIGLKMAIPNAVDKDVGNLNSKISYQLTRRFRETFKLSVKKIITGSSKLAIILNEKLDREEKDSYSLQIIASDGGSPPKQGVLNIEITVTDENDNAPVFTQNIYNVSIRSTHGRFLPITVLSASDLDLGENGKVTYHISSATSDIAKSYFKLNEVTGEIFTQKTLNSEQKQTYKLFVEAKDGGNPSSSSTAMVLINVINQQNNVPKIDINFVTELRENTAAISEGIKVGSFIAYVSVIDNDVGQNGEVECSLHHDKFLLLDLGSKEYKITLKKFVDRETRDHYDISISCEDKGSPSMKTERKFFIQVMDVNDVQPQFMKEVFKFLTYENGKTNFPIGYINATDPDQDLSGQLSYHLLSNNKVTLPFRITSYGFISTTSSLDREKQEQYKFQVFVKDNGIPPLNNTANVVVEVLDKNDNAPYFTFPGVNPFTLDVHYHPQSKNEIAVLRASDRDSHLNAFLRYSILSGNDKLLFEINPYTGVFAFSRTVYQNDAGSYQLEFAVKDSGTPVLSATTTVSLTLTVSNKTSPALSTVQLKSDKMINLTWVIVIVTSAVIVSVAIVVSITLCVVRCNNNRNNQYITEINSDREKSHYTCVTKKSDTLNRSSNDMMARNTQLIETKAEFYPQYESQSEWTTSTIDKRPQSVLLRGRAAPMACGGPSGVKV
- the LOC106875822 gene encoding protocadherin gamma-A9 isoform X2, giving the protein MLALVSLLLSSLDISFAIDITFRVQEEKNIGTYVGDVAAESHFLDGMLSQHTNLITFNQLQQKQAGVSQLFNVSKRGELYTTQRLDAESLCKYNVECFKTIKIAVHKGEAFLKILKIKVIIEDVNDHKPKFAVKSVMLKFSERDGIGLKMAIPNAVDKDVGNLNSKISYQLTRRFRETFKLSVKKIITGSSKLAIILNEKLDREEKDSYSLQIIASDGGSPPKQGVLNIEITVTDENDNAPVFTQNIYNVSIRSTHGRFLPITVLSASDLDLGENGKVTYHISSATSDIAKSYFKLNEVTGEIFTQKTLNSEQKQTYKLFVEAKDGGNPSSSSTAMVLINVINQQNNVPKIDINFVTELRENTAAISEGIKVGSFIAYVSVIDNDVGQNGEVECSLHHDKFLLLDLGSKEYKITLKKFVDRETRDHYDISISCEDKGSPSMKTERKFFIQVMDVNDVQPQFMKEVFKFLTYENGKTNFPIGYINATDPDQDLSGQLSYHLLSNNKVTLPFRITSYGFISTTSSLDREKQEQYKFQVFVKDNGIPPLNNTANVVVEVLDKNDNAPYFTFPGVNPFTLDVHYHPQSKNEIAVLRASDRDSHLNAFLRYSILSGNDKLLFEINPYTGVFAFSRTVYQNDAGSYQLEFAVKDSGTPVLSATTTVSLTLTVSNKTSPALSTVQLKSDKMINLTWVIVIVTSAVIVSVAIVVSITLCVVRCNNNRNNQYITEINSDREKSHYTCVTKKSDTLNRSSNDMMARNTQLIETKAEFYPQYESQSEWTTSTIDKRPQSVLLLPTRFTKR